A genomic region of Borreliella burgdorferi B31 contains the following coding sequences:
- a CDS encoding DUF276 domain-containing protein (DUF276 is restricted to Borreliella and related spirochetes.) translates to MSIIFDKNLGILEKTIEEIQNEKKHILRTKYGINIKDNSIYDIINFPSSSIDKQISEVLKELFSKIKENGSYFNALKEDLSTPKSSTYEAIRKALLNVEGVKHINILSGPGTINLYLILQDDCFQDQEKKQIKIETKQNIWQAIYYTAPSGTVFKGDIEIEFLNKHNQKKTYKFSLGKKKYAYLKVVYKTEAKDAIYKEIDTQIRDIYNKILTDKYIEMGTSLRYQDFLAPVSIIRGIKELKIGICIKNDETKKITQLSDSDFTFNKDENTKEDEIIIFNTNKRLLINRE, encoded by the coding sequence ATGAGTATAATTTTTGATAAAAACTTGGGAATATTGGAAAAAACAATAGAAGAAATTCAAAATGAAAAAAAACATATACTGAGAACAAAATACGGTATAAACATTAAAGACAATTCAATTTACGACATAATAAACTTTCCAAGTTCAAGCATTGACAAACAAATATCAGAAGTCTTAAAAGAACTTTTTTCTAAAATAAAAGAAAATGGAAGCTACTTTAATGCACTAAAAGAGGACTTAAGCACGCCCAAAAGCTCAACTTACGAAGCAATAAGAAAAGCTCTGCTAAATGTTGAAGGAGTTAAGCATATAAATATTTTAAGTGGGCCTGGAACAATCAACCTCTACTTAATACTACAAGACGATTGCTTTCAAGACCAAGAAAAAAAACAAATCAAAATTGAAACTAAACAAAATATTTGGCAAGCAATCTACTATACAGCGCCAAGCGGAACAGTTTTTAAAGGCGACATTGAGATTGAGTTTTTAAACAAGCACAACCAAAAAAAAACATACAAATTCAGCTTAGGCAAGAAGAAATATGCATATCTTAAAGTAGTCTACAAAACAGAAGCAAAAGACGCAATCTACAAAGAAATAGATACTCAAATTAGAGACATTTACAACAAAATATTAACTGACAAATACATTGAAATGGGAACATCTCTTAGGTATCAAGACTTTCTTGCACCAGTTAGCATTATTCGGGGAATAAAAGAGCTTAAAATCGGAATTTGCATTAAAAATGATGAGACAAAAAAAATCACACAACTTAGTGATAGCGATTTCACATTTAATAAAGACGAAAACACCAAAGAGGATGAAATTATTATTTTTAATACAAACAAAAGGCTTCTTATTAACAGAGAATAA
- a CDS encoding DUF735 family protein, whose amino-acid sequence MNKEIPKFLENTQIEKFICNELDYKKEILRELKELLENFNTINVKNSINSKYIALLMLSIFNAFHFKKELNKNLVNSLDAIIFAIKSIGTDESFIVLFKAFLHANVEVSSNEDAPGEIIIKLLGNIKSPIEFNIAAKNQNKLKKITAKHAGFKKALTSNYMPKDYKNSVYEFIKILIPIGRIVKIIDKKQIEIKGTRTKKFSTADHFF is encoded by the coding sequence ATGAATAAAGAGATACCAAAATTTTTAGAAAATACCCAAATTGAAAAATTCATTTGCAATGAGCTTGATTACAAAAAAGAGATACTAAGAGAGTTAAAAGAGCTGCTTGAAAACTTTAACACAATTAATGTTAAAAATAGCATTAACTCTAAATACATTGCATTGCTAATGCTTTCAATATTTAATGCATTTCACTTTAAAAAAGAGCTTAACAAAAATCTTGTTAACTCTTTAGATGCTATTATTTTTGCAATAAAGTCCATTGGCACTGATGAGAGCTTTATTGTGCTCTTTAAAGCCTTTTTACACGCAAATGTAGAAGTCAGTTCAAACGAAGACGCTCCAGGCGAAATAATAATAAAATTGCTTGGAAACATTAAGTCCCCCATTGAATTTAATATTGCAGCAAAAAATCAAAACAAGCTAAAAAAAATAACTGCTAAGCACGCGGGATTTAAAAAAGCTCTAACTTCTAACTATATGCCCAAAGATTACAAAAACTCAGTATATGAGTTTATTAAAATATTAATTCCCATAGGAAGAATAGTTAAAATCATAGACAA
- a CDS encoding BBA07 family lipoprotein produces MKNILLFVILLFFSCKEFNYSDLRRRPSKVLNASNGASNKELKISFVDSLNDDQKEALFFLEQVVLDSNPDKFNQIFNLNEEKVKEMLVTVVKCLKAKRKAKMALESSNVANVANAKQQLLQVEKTYIDNLRQSFMTTKNIEEACNLVKNYDASASF; encoded by the coding sequence ATGAAAAATATTTTATTATTTGTTATTTTATTATTCTTTTCTTGTAAAGAATTTAATTATTCTGATCTTAGGAGAAGGCCTTCAAAGGTTTTAAATGCTTCTAATGGTGCATCAAATAAAGAACTTAAAATTTCTTTTGTAGATTCTTTAAATGATGATCAAAAAGAAGCTTTGTTTTTTCTTGAACAGGTAGTTCTTGATAGCAATCCCGACAAGTTTAATCAAATTTTTAATTTAAATGAAGAGAAGGTAAAAGAAATGCTTGTTACTGTTGTTAAGTGTTTAAAGGCCAAAAGAAAGGCTAAAATGGCTCTTGAGAGCTCAAATGTTGCAAATGTTGCCAATGCTAAACAGCAATTGCTACAGGTTGAAAAAACTTACATAGATAATTTGCGACAATCTTTTATGACTACTAAAAACATTGAAGAGGCTTGTAATCTTGTAAAAAATTATGATGCATCTGCTTCGTTTTAA
- a CDS encoding outer membrane protein, with product MKKTIIVFIILAFMLNCKNKSNDAEPNNDLDEKSQAKSNLVDEDRIEFSKATPLEKLVSRLNLNNTEKETLTFLTNLLKEKLVDPNIGLHFKNSGGDESKIEESVQKFLSELKEDEIKDLLAKIKENKDKKEKDPEELNTYKSILASGFDGIFNQADSKTTLNKLKDTI from the coding sequence TTGAAAAAAACGATTATTGTATTTATAATATTAGCATTTATGCTTAATTGCAAAAACAAAAGTAATGATGCCGAGCCAAACAACGATCTAGATGAAAAATCGCAAGCCAAATCAAACCTAGTTGATGAAGATAGAATTGAATTCAGCAAAGCAACACCTTTAGAAAAATTAGTAAGCAGATTAAACTTAAACAACACGGAAAAAGAAACACTAACATTTTTAACAAACTTATTAAAAGAAAAACTAGTAGATCCAAATATTGGCTTACATTTTAAAAATAGCGGTGGAGACGAAAGCAAAATAGAAGAATCTGTACAAAAATTTCTATCAGAGCTAAAAGAAGATGAAATAAAAGATCTGCTTGCGAAAATTAAAGAAAATAAAGATAAAAAAGAAAAAGATCCAGAAGAGCTAAATACTTACAAAAGCATACTTGCTAGCGGATTTGATGGAATTTTTAATCAAGCAGATTCCAAAACCACACTTAATAAACTTAAAGACACTATATAG
- a CDS encoding DUF2634 domain-containing protein: MEIKIDEKFNIVFNNDLKLIENIEEQKQRLFFYLKTPKGSLKENPNYGLDYSFYFKLCKANKLESIKNFFLNLSKELKIDLINVRPSIKNKTITINFFFLGKDNLKMDFKI, translated from the coding sequence ATGGAAATTAAAATTGATGAAAAATTTAATATAGTATTTAACAACGATCTTAAATTAATAGAAAACATTGAAGAACAAAAACAGCGTTTATTTTTTTACCTTAAGACACCAAAAGGCAGTTTAAAAGAAAATCCAAATTATGGGCTTGACTACAGCTTTTACTTTAAACTTTGCAAAGCCAATAAACTAGAATCTATTAAAAATTTTTTTTTAAACCTTTCAAAAGAACTCAAAATAGACCTTATCAACGTAAGGCCAAGCATTAAAAACAAAACAATAACAATAAATTTTTTCTTTTTAGGAAAAGACAATTTAAAAATGGATTTTAAAATATGA
- a CDS encoding S2/P23 family protein, whose protein sequence is MKRVIVSFVVLILGCNLDDNSKMERKGSNKLIRESGSDRRGQENRALGAMNFGLFSGDSGVVYDLQNYETLKALENKNKFIDYSKIEFLEGTKSINAFIWAVSVRWIKIKARDLFGECGDFIKELKGIKYSYLVSPVDGSYISYAMPIIVFETTRESDPLYSVSGFKLISKGNDINFNENKSGFWGRLPMSEKSVESGLVTAYPFGSSDAKKVIEAFASLYNNGTWSDMIAEITIKSKQYPKNEKVYRITLDSQLFNVAMKKIIEKYPKIKSASFAFNSLIN, encoded by the coding sequence TTGAAAAGAGTCATTGTATCCTTTGTGGTTTTAATCCTAGGGTGTAATTTAGATGATAATTCAAAAATGGAGAGAAAGGGTAGTAATAAGCTTATTAGAGAAAGTGGATCAGATAGGCGGGGTCAAGAAAATAGAGCCTTGGGGGCGATGAATTTTGGGCTTTTTTCTGGAGATTCTGGTGTAGTTTATGATTTGCAAAATTATGAAACTTTAAAAGCTCTTGAAAATAAAAATAAATTTATTGATTACTCTAAAATAGAGTTTTTAGAAGGAACAAAATCAATAAATGCTTTTATTTGGGCAGTTTCTGTTCGTTGGATAAAAATTAAAGCCAGAGATTTGTTTGGGGAGTGTGGAGATTTTATTAAAGAGCTTAAGGGCATTAAGTATTCTTATCTTGTTTCTCCTGTTGATGGAAGCTATATTTCTTATGCCATGCCTATAATAGTTTTTGAAACTACTAGAGAGAGTGATCCGCTTTATTCTGTTTCTGGGTTTAAATTAATAAGCAAGGGAAATGATATAAATTTTAATGAAAATAAAAGCGGATTTTGGGGAAGACTTCCAATGTCTGAAAAATCAGTTGAATCTGGGCTTGTAACCGCATATCCTTTTGGTTCTAGCGATGCTAAAAAAGTGATTGAAGCTTTTGCTTCTCTTTATAATAATGGAACTTGGAGTGATATGATTGCCGAGATTACTATTAAGTCAAAGCAATATCCAAAAAATGAAAAAGTTTACAGAATTACGCTTGATTCTCAGCTTTTTAATGTTGCTATGAAAAAAATAATTGAAAAATATCCTAAAATAAAAAGTGCAAGTTTTGCATTTAATTCGTTAATTAACTAA
- a CDS encoding P13 family porin, translating to MKKIFTLILIFGLTIQIFATKDTQNRIEKGIESFNKYDKEKKNPIGPFLLNLFLPFGIGSFVQGDYIGGGSVLGFNLLGAILWGTGIILNHRETQLTGYILIGVGASMVLTSYTVSLIIPFTFANRHNENLKKRLSAELAGFEPNFDLGINGFQLSFKKSY from the coding sequence ATGAAAAAAATTTTCACATTAATATTAATTTTTGGGTTGACAATTCAAATCTTTGCCACAAAAGACACACAAAATAGAATTGAAAAAGGCATTGAAAGTTTTAACAAATATGATAAAGAGAAAAAAAATCCAATAGGGCCATTCCTTTTAAATTTATTTTTGCCCTTTGGAATAGGATCCTTTGTCCAAGGGGATTATATTGGTGGAGGCTCAGTGCTTGGATTTAATTTATTAGGAGCAATCCTTTGGGGAACTGGAATTATTCTTAATCACCGAGAAACACAATTAACCGGATACATATTAATAGGGGTAGGAGCAAGCATGGTTTTAACATCCTACACAGTTTCACTTATTATTCCATTTACATTCGCAAATCGGCACAATGAAAATCTTAAAAAAAGACTCAGCGCTGAACTTGCAGGCTTTGAGCCCAATTTTGATCTTGGAATAAACGGATTCCAATTATCGTTTAAAAAAAGTTATTAA